In one window of Pseudoliparis swirei isolate HS2019 ecotype Mariana Trench chromosome 15, NWPU_hadal_v1, whole genome shotgun sequence DNA:
- the kmt5aa gene encoding N-lysine methyltransferase KMT5A-A — translation MSGPIVCNGHSAVLSCNRPLSPARDDIKRTQEGQCSPVFFQQIDGQRQGEGRRTNSICMTPKDSKADFPEMESSYSQTCLRSPAEHPLPLGNSLSHAPLHVANNNNNSSSVALHGLQLRGSRLKVKGKKCTLRSAGGKNSQNRKVTDYYPIRRSSRKSKTELKCEEKKLIDDLITKGIEEGLEVQDIEGKGRGVFSTRCFQKGEYVVEYHGDLLEITDAKSREAEYAQDPLTGCYMYYFQYLSKTYCVDATRETGRKGRLINHSKTGNCQTKLHDINGDPHLILVASRDVDEGEELLYDYGDRSKASIAAHPWLKS, via the exons ATGAGCGGG CCAATCGTATGCAATGGCCACTCAGCTGTCTTAAGCTGCAACAGGCCCTTATCACCAGCTCGTGATGACATCAAGCGGACACAGGAGGGACAGTGCTCTCCGGTGTTCTTCCAGCAAATTGATGGCCAGAGGCAGGGCGAGG GCAGGAGAACAAACTCCATCTGCATGACGCCAAAAGACTCAAAGGCCGATTTCCCAGAGATGGAGAGTAGCTACAGCCAGACCTGCCTTCGGTCCCCTGCCGAACACCCCCTGCCTCTGGGGAACAGCTTGTCTCACGCTCCCCTCCACgttgccaacaacaacaacaacagcagcagcgtcGCCCTCCACGGCCTCCAGCTACGAGGCTCGCGCCTCAAGGTCAAGGGAAAGAAATGCACGCTAAGAAG TGCAGgcgggaaaaactcccaaaaccgAAAGGTTACCGACTACTATCCAATAAGGCGAAGCTCAAGAAAGAGTAAAACAGAGCTCAAG tgtGAAGAAAAGAAGCTCATCGACGATCTCATCACAAAGGGAATAGAAGAAGGATTGGAG GTGCAGGATATAGAAGGAAAGGGGAGAGGGGTGTTTTCCACGCGGTGTTTTCAGAAAGGCGAGTACGTGGTCGAGTACCACGGAGACCTGCTGGAGATCACCGATGCCAAATCGAGGGAGGCCGAATACGCTCAAGACCCGCTAACTGGCTGCTACATGTACTACTTCCAGTACCTCAGCAAGACATACTG TGTGGACGCCACGAGAGAGACCGGTCGCAAGGGCAGGCTGATCAATCACAGCAAAACCGGGAACTGCCAAACTAAACTGCACGACATCAACGGGGACCCTCACCTCATCCTCGTTGCCTCTCGCGACGTCGACGAGGGCGAGGAGTTGCTCTACGACTACGGAGACCGCAGTAAGGCCTCCATCGCAGCTCACCCGTGGCTCAAatcctga